A genome region from Kaistia algarum includes the following:
- a CDS encoding GntR family transcriptional regulator translates to MTARGRSQAAVTEEAVTIRVRSGTLSEDLRNELEEMIVSGRLQPGSKLDEAEIATQFDVSRTPVREALKALIATGLVEVKGRQGVTVATISIPILLEMFEMMAALEGLCAKLAARRATLTEKANLRAIHAKLIDALDTKDPERFYAVNHEFHDALYDAAHTHFLAGQTRALRRRVAAYRRHVTHQPGRMAATIGEHERILEAIERADAETAFRAASEHVNLLGDDMADFISSLPPGLTQSL, encoded by the coding sequence ATGACGGCGCGCGGACGCAGCCAGGCGGCAGTGACGGAGGAAGCGGTGACGATCCGCGTACGCAGCGGCACGCTCTCGGAGGACCTTCGCAACGAGCTTGAAGAGATGATCGTCTCGGGCCGTCTTCAGCCCGGCTCGAAGCTCGACGAGGCGGAAATCGCAACGCAGTTCGATGTCTCGCGTACCCCGGTGCGCGAGGCGCTGAAGGCGCTGATCGCCACGGGCCTCGTCGAGGTCAAGGGCCGGCAGGGCGTCACGGTCGCCACCATCTCGATCCCCATCCTGCTGGAGATGTTCGAGATGATGGCGGCGCTGGAGGGGCTGTGCGCCAAGCTCGCGGCCCGCCGCGCCACGCTGACCGAGAAGGCCAATCTGCGCGCCATCCACGCCAAGCTGATCGACGCGCTGGATACGAAGGATCCCGAGCGATTCTACGCCGTCAATCATGAGTTCCATGACGCGCTCTACGATGCGGCGCATACGCATTTTCTCGCCGGCCAGACGCGGGCGCTGCGGCGCCGCGTGGCTGCCTATCGCCGCCATGTCACCCACCAACCAGGCCGCATGGCCGCGACCATCGGCGAGCATGAGCGAATCCTGGAAGCGATCGAACGCGCCGACGCGGAGACAGCTTTCCGTGCCGCGAGCGAGCATGTGAATCTCCTCGGCGACGATATGGCCGACTTCATCTCGTCGCTGCCGCCCGGTCTGACGCAGTCGCTATGA
- a CDS encoding alpha/beta fold hydrolase — protein MSRNPLSAISPGSEKTLRRTFAVHAADGLPIEVRDHGGEGPLLLFIHGWSCNQDFWAPQIEPLSLRFRVVTIDLPGHGEANAKRGDRRWSIEAFGADVAAVVDALGASDVGLVGHSMGGAVAVEAALALGPKCRFMLGVDTFNEAAFYGRRPDGEIRERCAAFGDDFAGTMRGMVGAITDPSVDPAVVAWIGDAMASSRPPVALAVLEALLAWDIEARWGELAVPAATINSAMLAARNELLDLPGLDVRLIGNTGHFPMLETPEAFNALALGLLEGRFS, from the coding sequence ATGTCACGAAATCCTCTGTCGGCCATTTCGCCCGGCAGTGAAAAAACCTTGCGGCGAACCTTTGCGGTCCACGCCGCGGACGGCCTCCCGATCGAGGTGCGCGACCATGGCGGTGAGGGACCCCTCCTGTTGTTCATCCATGGTTGGAGCTGCAATCAGGACTTCTGGGCGCCGCAGATCGAGCCGCTTTCGCTGCGCTTCCGCGTTGTCACGATCGACCTGCCTGGTCATGGCGAGGCGAACGCGAAGAGGGGCGACCGGCGGTGGTCGATCGAAGCTTTCGGCGCCGATGTTGCCGCCGTTGTCGATGCGCTGGGCGCCAGCGATGTCGGCCTGGTGGGTCATTCCATGGGTGGCGCGGTCGCGGTCGAGGCGGCGCTAGCGCTGGGCCCGAAATGCCGCTTCATGCTCGGCGTCGACACCTTCAACGAGGCCGCCTTTTACGGCCGCCGGCCGGATGGGGAAATCCGCGAGCGCTGTGCGGCTTTCGGTGATGATTTCGCCGGCACGATGCGCGGAATGGTAGGCGCGATCACCGATCCCTCGGTCGATCCGGCGGTCGTCGCGTGGATCGGGGACGCCATGGCTTCCTCCCGTCCACCGGTCGCGCTCGCCGTTCTGGAGGCGCTGCTCGCCTGGGACATCGAGGCGCGCTGGGGCGAACTCGCCGTCCCTGCCGCGACGATCAATTCAGCGATGCTCGCCGCGCGCAACGAACTGCTCGACCTTCCGGGCCTCGACGTCCGCCTCATCGGCAATACCGGTCATTTCCCGATGCTGGAAACGCCGGAGGCCTTCAACGCCTTGGCGCTCGGCCTGCTGGAAGGCCGCTTCTCATAG